The following are encoded together in the Bombus affinis isolate iyBomAffi1 chromosome 6, iyBomAffi1.2, whole genome shotgun sequence genome:
- the LOC126918134 gene encoding LIM/homeobox protein Awh-like isoform X2, protein MEMDCGGCGESVRERTVLCVGGRTWHSRCLKCCACARPLHDQHSCFLRGMRLYCRHDYALTFGAKCAKCGRSVGAGDWVRRARERVYHLACFACDACSRQLSTGEQFALLDARLLCKAHYLDVVEGNNTSSSEDCDSEHGGKGSKTKRVRTTFTEEQLSVLQANFQLDSNPDGQDLERIAHVTGLSKRVTQVWFQNSRARQKKHSGKIKTQMHHSPPMQHHPGDLYPTSVNMVGAYLGGYQGGSVGSESPGSPLTPLTPLTPLTPTTPNHLQAQFCHQTG, encoded by the exons ATGGAAATGGACTGTGGCGGTTGCGGGGAAAGCGTTCGCGAGCGGACTGTCCTCTGTGTAGGGGGTCGTACCTGGCATTCCAGATGTCTGAAATGTTGCGCCTGTGCGAGGCCTCTGCACGATCAGCACTCCTGTTTTCTTCGAGGGATGAGACTCTACTGCAGGCACGACTACGCCTT AACCTTTGGTGCAAAATGTGCGAAGTGTGGTCGAAGCGTAGGTGCGGGTGACTGGGTGAGAAGAGCCAGAGAAAGGGTGTATCACTTGGCCTGTTTCGCCTGCGACGCCTGTTCTCGTCAACTGTCGACGGGGGAGCAATTCGCCCTGCTGGATGCCCGATTGCTCTGCAAGGCTCACTATCTCGACGTCGTCGAAGGAAACAATACCTCATCCTCGGAAGATTGCGACTCCGAGCACGGTGGCAAAGGCAGCAAGACGAAGAGGGTCAGGACCACTTTTACGGAGGAGCAACTCTCTGTTTTGCAAGCGAACTTTCAGTTAGACAGCAATCCCGATGGCCAGGATCTTGAAAGAATAGCTCACGTTACGGGACTGAGCAAACGAGTGACGCAAGTCTGGTTTCAGAACTCGAGGGCCAGGCAGAAGAAACACAGTGGAAAGATCAAAACGCAAA TGCACCATTCACCACCAATGCAACATCATCCAGGTGATTTGTACCCAACCAGTGTAAACATGGTAGGTGCCTATTTAGGGGGGTATCAAGGCGGCAGCGTAGGAAGCGAAAGTCCTGGCAGTCCATTGACACCACTCACTCCTTTAACACCTCTAACCCCGACAACGCCCAATCACCTTCAAGCCCAGTTCTGTCATCAAACGGGTTAA
- the LOC126918134 gene encoding LIM/homeobox protein Awh-like isoform X1, protein MKTEIETEPDCTDNILCSNNNNVNTNNNNVTSIKKAATNINNNDSHDGMEMDCGGCGESVRERTVLCVGGRTWHSRCLKCCACARPLHDQHSCFLRGMRLYCRHDYALTFGAKCAKCGRSVGAGDWVRRARERVYHLACFACDACSRQLSTGEQFALLDARLLCKAHYLDVVEGNNTSSSEDCDSEHGGKGSKTKRVRTTFTEEQLSVLQANFQLDSNPDGQDLERIAHVTGLSKRVTQVWFQNSRARQKKHSGKIKTQMHHSPPMQHHPGDLYPTSVNMVGAYLGGYQGGSVGSESPGSPLTPLTPLTPLTPTTPNHLQAQFCHQTG, encoded by the exons ATGAAG ACGGAAATCGAGACGGAGCCAGATTGCACGGACAACATCCTTTGTTCGAACAACAACAACGTGAACACCAATAACAACAACGTAACTAGCATAAAGAAAGCTGCTACTAATATCAACAACAACGACAGTCACGATGGAATGGAAATGGACTGTGGCGGTTGCGGGGAAAGCGTTCGCGAGCGGACTGTCCTCTGTGTAGGGGGTCGTACCTGGCATTCCAGATGTCTGAAATGTTGCGCCTGTGCGAGGCCTCTGCACGATCAGCACTCCTGTTTTCTTCGAGGGATGAGACTCTACTGCAGGCACGACTACGCCTT AACCTTTGGTGCAAAATGTGCGAAGTGTGGTCGAAGCGTAGGTGCGGGTGACTGGGTGAGAAGAGCCAGAGAAAGGGTGTATCACTTGGCCTGTTTCGCCTGCGACGCCTGTTCTCGTCAACTGTCGACGGGGGAGCAATTCGCCCTGCTGGATGCCCGATTGCTCTGCAAGGCTCACTATCTCGACGTCGTCGAAGGAAACAATACCTCATCCTCGGAAGATTGCGACTCCGAGCACGGTGGCAAAGGCAGCAAGACGAAGAGGGTCAGGACCACTTTTACGGAGGAGCAACTCTCTGTTTTGCAAGCGAACTTTCAGTTAGACAGCAATCCCGATGGCCAGGATCTTGAAAGAATAGCTCACGTTACGGGACTGAGCAAACGAGTGACGCAAGTCTGGTTTCAGAACTCGAGGGCCAGGCAGAAGAAACACAGTGGAAAGATCAAAACGCAAA TGCACCATTCACCACCAATGCAACATCATCCAGGTGATTTGTACCCAACCAGTGTAAACATGGTAGGTGCCTATTTAGGGGGGTATCAAGGCGGCAGCGTAGGAAGCGAAAGTCCTGGCAGTCCATTGACACCACTCACTCCTTTAACACCTCTAACCCCGACAACGCCCAATCACCTTCAAGCCCAGTTCTGTCATCAAACGGGTTAA